In Scomber japonicus isolate fScoJap1 chromosome 21, fScoJap1.pri, whole genome shotgun sequence, one DNA window encodes the following:
- the pi15a gene encoding peptidase inhibitor 15-A has protein sequence MKPLLFAVELILLCISCRASVLATTIPTVSTSLPAANFTSLGVAHSYGTDTTAISKTRRKRYISQNDMLAILDYHNKVRGKVFPPASNMEYMVWDETLAKTAEDWAQACMWEHGPPHLLRFLGQNLSVRTGRYRSILQLVKPWYDEVKDYSFPYPRDCNPRCPLRCYGPMCTHYTQMVWATSNKVGCAIHTCHNMNVWGSVWKRATYLVCNYSPKGNWIGEAPYKVGVPCSTCPPSYGGSCSNNMCFPALKTNYLHWFK, from the exons ATGAAACCTCTGTTATTTGCCGTAGAACTAATACTCCTTTGCATATCTTGCCGAGCAAGTGTATTGGCAACGACTATTCCTACTGTGTCCACATCCTTGCCAGCCGCCAATTTCACCAGTCTTGGCGTAGCGCACAGCTATGGAACAGACACCACGGCTATTTCTAAAACCAGACGGAAACGTTATATTAGCCAGAACGACATGCTTGCCATTCTTGATTACCACAACAAAGTAAGAGGGAAAGTGTTTCCTCCAGCATCTAATATGGAATACATG gTGTGGGATGAAACTCTGGCTAAGACAGCTGAGGACTGGGCTCAGGCCTGCATGTGGGAGCATGGACCACCTCACCTTCTCAGGTTCCTGGGTCAAAACCTCTCCGTCAGGACAGGACG CTATCGATCCATTCTTCAGCTGGTGAAGCCGTGGTACGATGAGGTCAAAGATTACTCTTTTCCGTATCCCCGTGACTGCAATCCTAGATGCCCTCTCAGATGCTATGGACCCATGTGTACCCATTATACACAG ATGGTGTGGGCAACGTCTAACAAAGTCGGCTGTGCTATTCACACGTGCCACAATATGAATGTATGGGGTTCAGTGTGGAAACGGGCAACGTATTTAGTTTGCAACTATTCACCTAA GGGTAACTGGATTGGAGAAGCTCCCTACAAAGTAGGTGTACCCTGCTCCACCTGCCCTCCCAGCTATGGGGGCTCCTGCAGCAACAACATGTGCTTCCCTGCTCTGAAGACAAACTACCTGCACTGGTTCAAATAA